In Lepidochelys kempii isolate rLepKem1 chromosome 10, rLepKem1.hap2, whole genome shotgun sequence, a single window of DNA contains:
- the KDELR2 gene encoding ER lumen protein-retaining receptor 2, with product MNIFRLTGDLSHLAAIIILLLKIWKTRSCAGISGKSQLLFALVFTTRYLDLFTSFISLYNTSMKLIYVACSYATVYLIYMKFKATYDGNHDTFRVEFLVVPVGGLSFLVNHDFSPLEILWTFSIYLESVAILPQLFMISKTGEAETITTHYLFFLGLYRALYLINWIWRYYFEGFFDLIAVVAGVVQTILYCDFFYLYVTKVLKGKKLSLPA from the exons aTGAACATCTTCCGCCTCACCGGGGACCTGTCCCACCTGGCGGCCATCATCATCCTGCTGCTCAAGATCTGGAAGACCCGCTCCTGCGCCG GTATTTCTGGGAAAAGCCAGCTTCTCTTTGCTCTGGTCTTCACTACCCGTTATCTGGATCTCTTCACTTCATTCATTTCATTGTATAACACATCTATGAAG ctTATCTACGTCGCTTGCTCATATGCCACTGTATACCTGATCTACATGAAATTTAAGGCTACCTACGATGGAAACCATGATACATTCCGAGTGGAGTTTCTGGTGGTTCCTGTTGGTGGACTCTCGTTTCTTGTCAATCATGACTTCTCCCCTCTAGAG ATCTTGTGGACCTTCTCCATCTATCTTGAATCAGTTGCTATCCTCCCCCAGCTTTTTATGATTAGTAAAACTGGAGAAGCAGAGACCATCACCACTCACTATCTTTTCTTCTTGGGCCTGTACCGTGCCTTGTACCTAATCAATTGGATTTGGCGCTACTATTTTGAAGGATTCTTTGACCTCATAGCTGTTGTTGCTGGTGTGGTCCAGACCATTCTTTACTGCGACTTCTTCTATTTGTATGTTACAAAAG TACTAAAAGGAAAGAAGCTCAGTTTGCCAGCGTAA